The Microcoleus sp. AS-A8 genome contains a region encoding:
- a CDS encoding ATP-binding protein, which translates to MTQDIHRFYKACNPSQTLSDSDNHQPYQLDYSPVRGLRVMGAMKETIQRTVLEKATCQLFTGYIGTGKTVELLQLKTELEQESFHVVYFDAKDDVDLADLDIDILMIAIAQRIIQSLEASKINISEQFCTHLLSALSELPEISPVSLGLDQLISALKSNVKLRNYLRHILASCNYNLVATINEKLLPPANEQLQSQGKKGLVVIVDGLDRLDSPRNVWGCHHYENLFIEQAAQLRELNCHMIYTFPLGLVFSEEYVVLQQRFGVTPILLPMIPVQHRDGRNCEQGMELMRQMVMVRAFPKLQPEERLKRITDIFDTPETLDRLCRISGGNVGTLLEMLNRGFEEGELPLSRTSVEAVIRESRDSLVVAVDDHEWELLVRVAKDRRLTQEAADEVLQRSRFVLEYEDEQGRWYDVNPLLLEAEQFQAIAQKNS; encoded by the coding sequence ATGACTCAAGATATCCATCGGTTCTACAAAGCCTGTAACCCTAGTCAGACATTGAGTGATAGTGATAATCATCAACCCTATCAGCTCGATTACTCACCTGTGCGGGGTCTGAGAGTCATGGGAGCGATGAAAGAAACAATTCAACGCACCGTGTTGGAGAAGGCAACTTGCCAGTTGTTTACGGGATACATCGGTACTGGCAAAACGGTAGAGTTACTTCAGCTCAAGACAGAGCTAGAGCAGGAGTCATTTCATGTCGTTTATTTCGATGCCAAGGACGATGTGGATTTGGCCGATTTAGATATTGACATTCTGATGATTGCGATCGCCCAGCGCATCATTCAAAGCTTGGAAGCCTCAAAGATCAATATCTCAGAACAATTCTGTACTCATCTGCTCAGTGCCCTCTCAGAGTTACCCGAAATTTCCCCCGTCTCCTTAGGACTCGATCAGTTAATCTCTGCCCTGAAAAGCAATGTCAAGCTTCGCAACTACCTACGGCATATTTTGGCAAGCTGTAACTATAACCTTGTGGCAACAATTAACGAGAAATTGTTGCCACCTGCAAACGAACAGCTTCAAAGTCAGGGCAAAAAAGGCTTAGTCGTGATTGTGGATGGCTTAGACCGCTTAGACAGTCCCCGCAACGTCTGGGGATGCCACCACTACGAAAACCTATTTATTGAGCAAGCAGCTCAGCTACGCGAACTTAACTGCCACATGATCTATACATTTCCCCTGGGATTAGTTTTCTCGGAGGAATATGTTGTTCTCCAGCAGCGCTTTGGTGTGACCCCGATCCTACTACCCATGATTCCCGTGCAGCACCGGGATGGTCGTAACTGTGAACAGGGGATGGAACTCATGCGGCAGATGGTCATGGTTCGAGCTTTTCCCAAACTTCAGCCAGAAGAACGCCTCAAGCGGATTACAGACATTTTTGATACTCCAGAAACCTTAGACCGACTGTGCCGCATTAGTGGCGGAAATGTGGGGACGTTGCTAGAGATGCTCAACAGAGGTTTTGAAGAAGGAGAACTACCCTTATCGCGCACTTCTGTGGAAGCCGTAATTCGAGAAAGTCGCGATAGCTTGGTTGTTGCCGTCGATGACCACGAGTGGGAGTTGCTCGTGCGCGTAGCGAAAGACCGTCGTTTGACGCAAGAAGCAGCAGATGAAGTCTTACAGCGATCGCGCTTTGTTTTGGAATATGAGGACGAGCAAGGACGCTGGTATGATGTTAATCCGCTTTTGTTAGAGGCAGAACAATTCCAGGCGATCGCCCAGAAAAACTCCTGA
- a CDS encoding cation:proton antiporter subunit C, translating into MLEAFVFATIFCGFLGIILKKNLVMKIISMDVMSTGVIAYYVLIASRDGLFTPIISDAANGAYADPVPQAVILTGIVIGFSIQCLMLVGVMKLARDNPTLETNEIEKSNTP; encoded by the coding sequence GTGTTAGAAGCATTCGTCTTCGCAACAATATTCTGCGGATTTCTCGGCATCATCCTTAAAAAGAACCTGGTTATGAAGATCATCTCTATGGATGTCATGAGTACGGGGGTTATTGCCTATTACGTGCTGATTGCATCGCGAGATGGTTTATTCACGCCCATTATTTCAGACGCGGCAAATGGGGCTTACGCCGATCCGGTTCCTCAAGCGGTCATCTTGACAGGGATTGTGATTGGCTTTTCGATTCAGTGCTTAATGCTGGTCGGTGTCATGAAGTTGGCACGGGATAATCCCACCCTGGAAACCAACGAGATCGAGAAGAGCAATACCCCATGA
- a CDS encoding cation:proton antiporter, whose protein sequence is MNTITLAWIALPFFLGFTIYLFPKLDKTLALFTAFASAAYALQLFVEQSPLKLELLDHFSVTLIVDQLSGYFILTNALVTAAVILYCWQSDKTTFFYAQAIILHGSLNAAFACADFISLYVALEVSGIAAFLLITYTRTDRSIWVGLRYLFISNTAMLFYLVGAVLAYQTNHSFSFAALRGAPPEALALVFLGLLVKGGIFVSGLWLPLTHSESETPVSALLSGVVVKAGVYPLVRCALMVDELDPLIRIFGVGTALLGVFYAVFEKDAKRMLAFHTVSQLGFILAAPVVGGFYALTHGLVKSALFLIAGALPSRNFKELQHKPINTTVWIALVIASFSISGFPLLSGFGAKVLTTKNLLPWQAIAMNVAALGTAISFAKFIFLPHKPDGEDVVKPGFWPAVSLLLGGLFAANVVYYEAYSLENIVKPLATIGIGWLAYLLIFKRSVLKLPRVMEQFEHLIGGMSLMLILLFWMVLP, encoded by the coding sequence ATGAATACCATTACCCTTGCATGGATCGCACTACCGTTTTTCTTGGGGTTCACCATCTATCTGTTCCCCAAACTTGACAAAACCCTTGCACTGTTTACAGCTTTTGCTTCGGCTGCATATGCGTTGCAGCTATTTGTCGAACAGTCGCCCCTGAAACTAGAGTTACTAGATCATTTCAGCGTCACATTAATAGTCGATCAGTTAAGCGGCTACTTTATCTTGACCAATGCGCTGGTAACAGCCGCAGTCATCCTCTACTGTTGGCAAAGCGATAAGACGACTTTCTTTTATGCACAAGCCATCATTTTGCATGGCAGCCTCAATGCCGCGTTCGCCTGTGCCGACTTTATCAGTTTATACGTGGCGTTAGAGGTGAGCGGGATTGCCGCATTTCTCTTGATTACCTATACCCGCACCGATCGCTCGATTTGGGTTGGCTTGCGCTATCTGTTTATCAGCAACACGGCAATGCTGTTTTATCTGGTGGGTGCGGTGCTAGCCTATCAGACCAATCATTCGTTTAGTTTTGCAGCTTTGCGCGGGGCACCACCGGAGGCGCTTGCCCTTGTATTTCTGGGACTCTTGGTTAAGGGGGGAATCTTTGTATCGGGATTGTGGCTACCGTTGACCCACTCTGAATCGGAGACACCAGTATCGGCATTGCTGTCGGGAGTTGTGGTCAAAGCTGGAGTCTATCCGCTAGTGCGTTGTGCGCTAATGGTGGATGAACTCGATCCACTCATCCGGATTTTCGGAGTTGGGACAGCCCTGCTAGGCGTGTTCTATGCTGTCTTTGAAAAGGATGCCAAGCGGATGCTGGCGTTTCATACGGTTTCGCAGTTAGGCTTTATCCTCGCTGCCCCAGTCGTAGGTGGCTTTTATGCACTGACTCACGGCTTGGTCAAATCGGCACTCTTCCTGATTGCGGGTGCTTTACCGAGCCGAAACTTCAAGGAACTGCAACACAAGCCGATCAATACAACCGTCTGGATTGCTCTGGTCATCGCCAGCTTCTCGATCTCAGGCTTTCCCTTGTTGTCCGGCTTTGGGGCGAAGGTGTTGACGACGAAAAATTTACTGCCCTGGCAAGCGATCGCCATGAACGTTGCGGCTTTAGGAACAGCAATCTCGTTTGCCAAATTCATATTCTTGCCGCATAAACCGGACGGCGAGGATGTAGTAAAGCCTGGTTTCTGGCCAGCAGTGAGCCTGCTACTCGGTGGCTTGTTTGCGGCAAACGTTGTCTATTACGAGGCGTATAGCCTTGAGAATATCGTGAAACCACTGGCAACCATAGGCATTGGTTGGTTGGCGTATCTGTTGATTTTCAAACGATCCGTACTCAAGCTGCCCCGTGTTATGGAGCAATTTGAGCATCTGATCGGTGGGATGAGTCTCATGTTAATCCTGCTCTTTTGGATGGTGTTGCCATGA
- a CDS encoding Na+/H+ antiporter subunit E: MIGYLNLILRLAIWFLLTANLSPANIIIGISIALLLPGRPKAPGRLKDWLRALWETLVAIPQAYKEAFEMILRPHNYEEVTMERVKPQRTPGLIFLDIFLITFTPTSIVLKYHENGWYEVHWVRRRRKA, encoded by the coding sequence ATGATTGGGTATTTGAATCTGATATTGCGACTGGCCATCTGGTTTTTGCTAACTGCTAATCTGAGTCCGGCAAATATCATCATTGGTATCAGCATCGCACTCCTTTTACCGGGACGCCCCAAAGCCCCAGGACGATTGAAGGACTGGCTGCGGGCGCTGTGGGAAACGCTCGTGGCGATTCCGCAGGCATATAAGGAAGCCTTTGAAATGATCCTCCGTCCCCATAATTACGAAGAGGTGACGATGGAACGAGTCAAACCACAACGGACACCGGGACTCATCTTCCTGGATATATTTCTGATCACCTTTACGCCCACAAGCATTGTCTTGAAGTACCACGAAAATGGCTGGTACGAAGTCCACTGGGTGCGACGGAGGAGAAAAGCATGA
- a CDS encoding monovalent cation/H(+) antiporter subunit G, with amino-acid sequence MITALSYACIGIGIFFWFWGTFPLIGDRSVLYKLHTLSVADTLGSMLIMVGLLLPKVPSEWPLLILGIITLAIWNTVLGYVLAYGASSGGNQS; translated from the coding sequence ATGATCACCGCACTTAGTTACGCCTGCATCGGTATAGGAATTTTCTTCTGGTTTTGGGGAACCTTTCCCTTAATCGGCGATCGCTCGGTATTATACAAGCTGCATACTCTTTCGGTTGCAGATACGCTAGGGAGCATGCTCATCATGGTCGGACTGCTGCTTCCGAAAGTACCTAGCGAATGGCCGTTGCTCATCCTTGGCATTATCACCTTAGCAATCTGGAATACAGTGCTGGGGTATGTGTTGGCATACGGTGCCAGTAGTGGAGGGAATCAATCATGA